From the Scylla paramamosain isolate STU-SP2022 chromosome 15, ASM3559412v1, whole genome shotgun sequence genome, one window contains:
- the LOC135107568 gene encoding fucose mutarotase-like, producing MPLDNYVDNPVAVMNRTQEDVMRGVEVPVLKDYRRICDLHHKSTVKIAFLERFEFYERAKNAFAIIQTGETSPYGNILLTRGVC from the exons ATGCCCTTGGACAACTATGTTGACAATCCA gTGGCGGTGATGAACCGCACACAGGAAGATGTAATGAGGGGTGTGGAAGTGCCGGTACTGAAAGATTACCGTCGCATCTGTGACCTCCACCACAAATCTACAGTGAAGATAGCTTTTCTTGAGCGCTTTGAATTCTATGAACGCGCAAAGAATGCTTTCGCCATCATCCAAACAGG AGAGACGTCTCCATATGGCAACATCCTTCTGACCCGAGGAGTATGCTAG
- the LOC135107567 gene encoding uncharacterized protein LOC135107567: MPRPTKATRNRRQQLLKAREVKEKQKNDGKGSNSTKDQSMSVTSQATPPAAQPRSVNDATLQPGISSAKKRKIILSPSPTSPSTSHEENVIVRKSVFTAIASNIACKECLGTDITSNLISHQADTSVVMQCNQCKNVIVNTVTDNQVQTTVKNIHVITLMITYLSMLFGLAYCGVEKICGLLSIRHFTRDVYMRYANYITHKTVQHTKSLLEQSRKAVFSYYAQELDRHPDENGILDVDAIFDGTWHTRGHSSSFGAGAVIDANTRLILDYETCGKICQLCIANKTRHERKEITDTEFARWKENHAPSCQVNYAGTAGGMEAAEALACWNRSLSHNMRYINFISDGDSSAYSSVTSCNNGEGPYGKDHLVEKMDCINHVAKRLGNGLRNLRKETQTVKTKSGKIVKRSVLGGQNKLTDKVITRLQFYFRRGITRKVDMTEEEMRNDIMSSFEHCSSSDTNPKHHLCPKSSDSWCFYQKALALGEVPPSHSKMKVSFSLEPDQLQLVRKVYERLVTDEMMKRCLKGHTQNPNESFHSRLWQYCPKHLNTSKNKLDFSVAHAVSVYNAGYKESVIYESLGLPFSQITEKYLHNKDKKMDIPLKKRMRNKRLQKELHYSPGGH, translated from the coding sequence ATGCCAAGACCAACTAAGGCAACCAGAAATAGAAGACAGCAATTGCTGAAAGCAagagaggtgaaagagaagcagaagaatgatggaaaaggaagtaaCTCAACAAAGGATCAGTCAATGTCCGTGACGTCTCAGGCGACACCGCCAGCTGCGCAGCCTCGTAGCGTCAATGATGCCACTCTACAACCGGGCATTTCAAGCgctaagaagaggaagataattcTTTCACCTTCACCTACATCTCCCTCTACATCGCATGAAGAAAATGTGATAGTAAGAAAAAGTGTGTTCACTGCTATTGCTAGCAATATAGCCTGTAAAGAATGTCTTGGAACTGACATTACCAGTAACTTGATATCTCACCAAGCAGACACAAGTGTTGTGATGCAGTGCAATCAATGCAAGAATGTAATAGTAAATACTGTTACTGATAACCAAGTGCAGACCACTGTAAAAAACATTCATGTAATAACTCTGATGATAACTTACTTGTCAATGTTATTTGGACTAGCCTACTGTGGTGTTGAAAAAATTTGTGGCTTACTGAGCATCAGGCACTTTACTCGCGATGTGTACATGAGATATGCAAATTACATAACCCACAAAACTGTTCAGCATACAAAGTCTTTGTTAGAACAAAGCAGAAAGGCTGTTTTTAGTTATTATGCCCAAGAACTTGACAGACACCCCGATGAAAATGGCATACTTGACGTTGACGCTATTTTTGACGGAACTTGGCATACTCGGggtcactcttcttcttttggTGCTGGAGCAGTAATTGATGCAAACACTCGTCTAATATTAGACTATGAGACATGTGGGAAGATCTGTCAACTCTGCATTGCCAACAAAACTCGccatgaaaggaaagaaattactgACACTGAGTTTGCCAGGTGGAAGGAGAACCACGCTCCCTCCTGCCAGGTGAATTATGCAGGTACCGCAGGGGGAATGGAGGCTGCTGAGGCTCTTGCATGTTGGAACAGATCTCTTTCTCATAATATGAGGTACATCAACTTTATCAGTGATGGTGATAGCTCGGCATACAGTAGTGTAACATCGTGTAACAACGGAGAAGGACCATACGGGAAGGATCACTTGGTTGAAAAGATGGACTGTATAAATCATGTGGCAAAGAGGCTAGGAAATGGACTGAGAAATTtgagaaaagaaacacagacTGTAAAAACAAAGAGTGGAAAGATTGTGAAGAGATCTGTACTTGGTGGACAGAATAAATTGACTGACAAAGTTATCACGCGCCTGCAATTTTACTTCCGGAGAGGCATTACAAGAAAGGTGGACATgacggaggaagaaatgaggaacgaCATAATGTCCTCTTTTGAACACTGCTCATCAAGCGACACCAATCCAAAGCATCATCTGTGCCCTAAATCTAGTGACTCCTGGTGCTTTTACCAAAAGGCTCTGGCTTTGGGGGAGGTGCCACCCAGCCACAGCAAGATGAAAGTTTCCTTTTCACTTGAGCCAGACCAGCTTCAGCTTGTACGAAAGGTTTATGAAAGGTTAGTTACTGATGAGATGATGAAAAGATGCCTCAAAGGACACACACAGAACCCTAATGAATCCTTCCACAGCAGATTGTGGCAGTACTGTCCAAAACACCTAAACACATCAAAGAATAAACTTGACTTTTCTGTGGCTCACGCAGTCAGTGTGTACAATGCAGGGTACAAagagagtgttatttatgaaagCTTGGGTCTTCCATTTtcacaaattactgaaaaatatCTTCACAACAAAGATAAGAAGATGGATATACCcttaaagaagagaatgaggaataaACGCCTGCAGAAGGAGCTACACTACTCGCCTGGAGGGCATTGA